The proteins below come from a single Cervus elaphus chromosome 4, mCerEla1.1, whole genome shotgun sequence genomic window:
- the ZNF233 gene encoding LOW QUALITY PROTEIN: zinc finger protein 233 (The sequence of the model RefSeq protein was modified relative to this genomic sequence to represent the inferred CDS: inserted 11 bases in 6 codons; deleted 1 base in 1 codon; substituted 6 bases at 6 genomic stop codons) has product MHPVSSERRQSFKDVAVTFTKEALGLLDLAQRKLYHEVMLENFWNLVSMGYQPFTLDIILQLGREEQLWVMEPDTRGDECSGHRNQNEIETLQEVELRHLLHEGLMCGQIWEQTQINXNQDSIIGLQGKKSRLLKQVDSSCWVRAGESAEVAEDENCVGKLQGESFNSVSNQELQIQTSXDFWRKMDLREXQNYXSRYQQIDIKNKLXPCDHCIMRMIXHHHGDQEIHKSKMAFGNNNCGKDFVRNTSQHSIIHSEGQISGENGKGINLGSDLELQQQLQVGEEPHVXSEYGKGLGQSSHMQTHQRANPGEKAYRCLVCADCFNQNSSLPADEPIHPRVDLYRCGRYRKGFSHVLDLNSCCVDNTEEKSWKCELCGKGFNKISQLQAHQTAYPEDKTSKWKTCDRMFSQCSGPLQKVHTGEKPYKCEVCGKDFSKALYLQAHXRIHTREKPYKCDVCDKNFSWNFHLXAHQRVHTGEKPXKCDMCGKDFSXISHLQAHQRVHIREKPYRCDTCGKGFSQSSHIQDHQWVHTREKPYMCDVCGNGFSWNSHLQAHQRVHTGEKPYKCEECGKGFIWNXCLHIHLSIHTGEKPCKCSMCGKSFSQNSHLHWRVHTGEKPYRCFDCGKGFSKSSCLQVHQRVHSSDQSSTHDK; this is encoded by the exons ATGCATCCAG TATCTTCTGAGAG GAGGCAGTCCTTCAAGGACGTGGCTGTGACCTTCACCAAGGAGGCGCTGGGACTGCTAGACTTGGCTCAGAGGAAGCTGTACCATGAAGTGATGCTGGAGAACTTCTGGAACTTGGTCTCCATGG GATATCAACCCTTCACATTAGATATAATACTCCAGTTGGGGCGAGAAGAGCAGCTTTGGGTGATGGAGCCAGACACCCGCGGAGACGAGTGTTC AGGACACAGGAatcaaaatgaaatagagactctTCAAGAAGTAGAACTAAGACACCTTTTGCATGAAGGCCTTATGTGTGGGCAGATATGGGaacaaacacaaataaa taaCCAGGACTCAATAATAGGTCTGCAAGGCAAGAAGTCCAGATTGCTAAAACAAGTTGATTCCTCCTGTTGGGTGCGGGCAGGAGAATCTGCTGAGGTTGCTGAAGATGAGAACTGTGTGGGAAAGCTTCAAGGGGAGAGTTTTAATAGTGTCAGCAATCAAGAGCTTCAAATTCAGACCTCCTGAGATTTCTGGAGGAAAATGGATCTGAGAGA TCAGAATTATTAGAGTAGGTATCAGCAAattgacataaaaaataaactgtgaCCATGTGATCATTGCATCATGAGAATGAT TCATCATCATGGTGATCAGGAAATACACAAAAGCAAGATGGCATTTGGCAACAATAATTGTGGAAAAGACTTTGTGAGGAACACATCCCAGCATAGCATCATCCACTCAGAAGGTCAGATCTCTGGTGAGAATGGAAAAGGCATCAACCTTGGCTCTGATCTTGAACTTCAGCAGCAGCTGCAAGTAGGAGAGGAACCCCATGT TAGTGAGTATGGGAAGGGCTTGGGTCAGAGCTCACATATGCAAACCCACCAGAGAGCCAACCCAGGGGAGAAAGCTTACAGATGTCTA GTGTGTGCTGACTGCTTCAATCAGAACTCCTCCCTTCCTGCTGATGAGCCCATTCACCCCAGGGTGGATCTGTATAGATGTGGCAGGTATAGGAAGGGATTCAGTCATGTCTTAGACCTCAACAGTTGCTGTGTGGACAACACTGAAGAGAAATCTTGGAAATGTGAACTGTGTGGTAAAGGCTTCAATAAGATATCACAACTTCAAGCCCATCAAACAGCCTATCCTGAAGACAAAACATCCAAATGGAAGACATGTGACAGGATGTTCAGCCAGTGTTCTGGTCCTCTTCAGAaagttcacactggagagaagccatataaatgtgaGGTATGTGGGAAAGACTTCAGTAAGGCCTTATACCTTCAAGCCCA CAGAATCCATACCAGGGAGAAGCCCTACAAATGTGATGTATGTGATAAGAACTTCAGCTGGAATTTCCATCTTTAGGCCCATCAGAGAGtgcacacaggagagaaac taAAATGTGATATGTGTGGCAAGGACTTCAGTTAGATTTCCCATCTTCAGGCCCATCAGAGAGTCCACATAAGGGAGAAACCCTACAGATGTGATACGTGTGGGAAAGGCTTCAGTCAGAGCTCACATATTCAAGACCACCAGTGGGTCCACACCCGAGAGAAACCCTACATGTGCGATGTGTGTGGGAATGGTTTCAGTTGGAACTCGCATCTTCAAGCCCATCAGAGAGTCCATACAGGGGAGAAACCCTACAAATGTGAAGAATGTGGGAAAGGCTTCATCTGGAACTGATGCCTTCACATTCATCTGAGTatccacacaggagagaaaccctgTAAGTGCAGCATGTGTGGGAAGAGCTTCAGTCAGAACTCCCATCTTCATTGGAGGGTccatacaggagagaaaccctaCAGATGTTTTGACTGTGGTAAGGGCTTTAGCAAGAGTTCTTGTCTTCAGGTTCATCAGAGAGTCCATAGTAGTGATCAGTCCAGTACACATGACAAGTGA